A stretch of the Microcoleus sp. bin38.metabat.b11b12b14.051 genome encodes the following:
- a CDS encoding AAA family ATPase, whose amino-acid sequence MQEEISILIQAQYPLIYLVTSEEERCEQAISAIAQAKPQRRVFVWTVTQGMIEYGQPRANTQQSTLSPQAAIEWAIRQREPNNNATIYVFKDLHPFKDDATVTRLLRDAIANFKGTQKTIILMSPLQQIPIELEKEVVVLDFALPDMKELNQVLSSQLEQTKSRRITTEAREKLLKAALGLTKDEAEKVYRKAQVSTGRLTEEEVDIVLSEKKQLIRRNGILEFVEEDETLDAVGGLEELKRWLKQRSNAFTERAREYGLPQPKGMLILGVPGCGKSLIAKTTSRLWGLPLLRLDMGRVYDGSMVGRSEANLRNALKTAESISPAILFIDELDKAFAGGTGSADSDGGTSSRIFGSFLTWMQEKTSPVFVMATANRIERLPGEFLRKGRFDELFFVDLPTKEERQDIFKIHLSKRRREISRFDLEQLSNVSDGFSGAEIEQGLVAAMYEAFAQDREFTQLDIIAAIKSTLPLSKTMTEQVSALRDWARQRARPAASSVAEYQRMEF is encoded by the coding sequence ATGCAAGAAGAGATCAGTATACTAATCCAAGCTCAATATCCTCTGATCTACCTCGTGACATCCGAGGAAGAGCGGTGTGAGCAAGCAATTTCCGCAATAGCTCAAGCTAAGCCGCAGCGCCGAGTCTTTGTCTGGACTGTAACCCAGGGCATGATAGAGTACGGTCAACCTCGTGCAAACACTCAGCAAAGCACCCTCTCGCCGCAGGCAGCTATTGAATGGGCGATTAGGCAGCGCGAACCGAACAACAACGCTACTATCTATGTATTCAAAGACCTGCATCCTTTTAAAGATGATGCAACCGTAACAAGGTTGTTGCGTGATGCGATCGCCAACTTCAAAGGAACACAAAAGACAATTATCCTGATGTCTCCTTTGCAGCAAATCCCGATCGAGCTAGAAAAGGAAGTCGTGGTATTAGACTTCGCGCTCCCAGACATGAAGGAACTAAACCAAGTATTGTCTAGCCAGTTGGAGCAAACGAAATCGCGACGCATTACCACAGAAGCGCGAGAAAAACTTTTAAAAGCAGCCTTGGGATTGACTAAGGATGAAGCTGAAAAAGTTTATCGCAAAGCCCAAGTTTCCACGGGGCGCTTAACCGAAGAAGAAGTAGACATAGTTCTGTCGGAGAAAAAGCAATTAATTCGGCGCAACGGCATTCTAGAGTTTGTAGAAGAAGACGAAACCCTGGATGCAGTCGGGGGTTTAGAAGAACTAAAACGGTGGCTCAAGCAGCGTTCCAACGCCTTTACAGAAAGGGCGAGAGAATACGGCTTGCCCCAACCAAAAGGGATGTTAATTCTCGGCGTACCCGGATGCGGAAAATCGCTGATTGCCAAGACTACCTCGCGCCTGTGGGGACTGCCCCTGCTAAGGCTAGATATGGGTAGAGTCTACGACGGCTCAATGGTAGGTCGCAGCGAAGCCAACCTCCGCAACGCCCTCAAAACCGCAGAATCCATCTCCCCAGCCATCCTCTTCATCGACGAACTAGACAAAGCCTTTGCAGGAGGCACTGGTTCGGCCGACTCAGACGGAGGAACCTCCAGCCGAATTTTCGGTTCATTCCTCACTTGGATGCAAGAAAAAACTTCCCCAGTCTTCGTAATGGCAACAGCAAACCGAATCGAGCGGTTGCCGGGGGAATTCTTGAGGAAAGGTCGATTCGACGAGCTCTTCTTTGTTGACCTGCCAACGAAAGAAGAACGCCAAGATATATTCAAAATTCACCTGTCAAAACGGCGTCGGGAAATTTCTCGCTTCGATTTAGAGCAACTTTCCAATGTTTCCGACGGCTTTTCAGGAGCAGAAATTGAGCAAGGGCTAGTAGCAGCCATGTACGAGGCCTTCGCTCAAGATAGAGAGTTTACGCAGTTAGATATCATCGCGGCCATTAAATCTACATTGCCACTGTCTAAAACCATGACCGAACAGGTCAGCGCCCTCCGAGATTGGGCGAGACAGCGCGCACGGCCCGCTGCGTCTTCCGTCGCTGAATACCAGCGAATGGAATTCTAA
- a CDS encoding glycosyltransferase family 4 protein: MRIVIVAQNASTQFGGESLLPVNYFRILRSRKIETWLVVHARTQAELEALFPEDRDRMHFVSDTWLHRLLSTCGELIPARVNEFTFGLLSHLYTQMLQRRIVRRLVSEHQIDVVHEPTPVSATIPSLMFGLGEPVVMGPMNTSVKFPLAFRSRQNPTIDILIAIGYQFVDVFNRLVPGKIKAETLLVANERTKQALPTGVQGKIIELVENGVDFSVWRSDSTASNEQNQQIHFVFLGRLADWKGVDLLLEAFAIVATQTDAVLEIIGDGDMRGELQAQTARLGIESRVVFSGWLSQEQCSLKMQQADTMVFPSLREPGGAVVMEAMAVGLPIIATNWGGPADYLDSTCGILVEPTYPEGFVKGLTDAMLKLAQSPELRQNMGMAGRERVRQRFDWERKVDRMIEIYQQTIDTCQKH; this comes from the coding sequence ATGCGAATAGTAATTGTTGCTCAAAATGCCTCAACTCAATTCGGTGGTGAGTCATTGCTGCCGGTGAACTACTTCCGGATACTTCGATCGCGTAAAATAGAGACTTGGTTAGTAGTGCACGCGCGCACCCAGGCCGAACTCGAAGCGCTCTTTCCAGAAGATCGCGATCGAATGCACTTTGTATCCGACACTTGGCTGCATCGGCTCCTTAGCACTTGCGGGGAATTGATTCCAGCCAGAGTGAATGAATTTACTTTTGGGCTGCTCAGTCACCTGTACACCCAGATGCTTCAGCGCCGGATTGTCCGGCGGTTGGTGAGCGAACACCAAATTGATGTTGTACACGAACCCACACCAGTCTCGGCAACAATTCCTTCGTTAATGTTCGGATTGGGTGAGCCCGTAGTTATGGGGCCGATGAACACGTCGGTTAAATTTCCTCTGGCATTTCGATCGCGCCAAAATCCGACCATTGATATTTTAATTGCGATCGGTTACCAGTTCGTCGATGTCTTCAATCGTCTTGTGCCAGGTAAAATCAAAGCCGAGACGCTGTTGGTAGCAAACGAGCGCACGAAGCAAGCACTTCCAACTGGAGTGCAAGGTAAAATCATTGAACTTGTCGAAAACGGCGTGGATTTCTCAGTGTGGCGATCGGACTCTACCGCATCAAACGAGCAAAATCAACAAATTCACTTTGTTTTCTTGGGGCGTCTGGCAGACTGGAAAGGTGTAGACTTGCTGCTGGAAGCTTTCGCCATCGTCGCCACTCAAACTGATGCAGTATTGGAAATCATCGGCGACGGGGATATGCGAGGGGAACTCCAAGCTCAAACCGCTCGTTTGGGGATCGAGAGCAGGGTTGTATTTAGCGGCTGGCTTTCTCAGGAGCAGTGCTCTCTCAAAATGCAACAAGCTGATACAATGGTGTTCCCTAGTTTGCGAGAACCGGGCGGGGCTGTGGTGATGGAGGCAATGGCAGTGGGCTTGCCGATTATAGCAACGAACTGGGGTGGCCCAGCGGATTATCTGGATTCCACTTGCGGTATTTTAGTAGAACCCACTTATCCAGAAGGCTTCGTCAAGGGGCTAACTGATGCGATGCTGAAGCTAGCTCAGTCGCCAGAATTACGGCAGAATATGGGTATGGCTGGACGGGAACGTGTCCGGCAGCGTTTTGACTGGGAACGCAAAGTCGATCGCATGATTGAAATTTATCAACAAACGATCGACACTTGCCAGAAGCATTAG
- a CDS encoding DUF1257 domain-containing protein gives MSHFSTLRTKITDAEILKASLRDLGISVKSEADVRGYNGQRVRSDIVATLEGEYDLGWSRNSDGSFDLIADLWGVAKKHNQTELINSINQKYAVNKTLAAVKQRGLQNANVKLVVQN, from the coding sequence ATGTCTCACTTTAGCACTCTGCGTACCAAAATCACCGATGCCGAAATCTTGAAAGCTTCCCTACGTGACTTGGGCATTTCAGTCAAGTCAGAAGCAGATGTTCGCGGCTATAATGGTCAGCGCGTTCGCTCCGACATCGTGGCGACTCTGGAAGGCGAATACGACCTGGGTTGGTCTCGCAATAGCGACGGTTCCTTTGATCTGATTGCAGACCTCTGGGGCGTCGCCAAAAAGCACAATCAAACTGAGTTAATTAACTCCATCAACCAGAAGTACGCAGTTAACAAGACCTTGGCAGCAGTCAAGCAGCGCGGTTTGCAAAACGCCAACGTCAAGCTGGTAGTGCAAAATTAA
- a CDS encoding reverse transcriptase domain-containing protein, with translation MTQLNTGRKTAGVDGKKALEPSQRLALFEVLVKNWKQWKHQPLKRVYIPKVDGTKRGLGIPTISDRAYQCLIKYALEPAAEATFNAHSYGFRPSRSCHDIQRQLFNNLNSSSNGLEKRILELDIEKCFDKIDHKFLMQSVQLPKAAKQGVFRAIKAGVRGEFPSSESGTPQGGVFSPLLANIVLHGL, from the coding sequence GTGACACAGTTAAATACTGGACGGAAAACCGCAGGGGTGGACGGAAAGAAAGCCCTCGAACCCTCACAAAGACTGGCACTATTTGAAGTGTTAGTTAAGAACTGGAAGCAATGGAAACATCAGCCCCTAAAGCGAGTGTACATACCCAAAGTAGACGGAACTAAAAGAGGACTAGGAATCCCGACCATTAGCGACAGAGCATATCAATGTCTCATCAAATATGCCTTAGAACCCGCAGCAGAAGCTACGTTCAACGCTCATTCTTATGGGTTTAGACCTAGCAGAAGCTGCCATGATATCCAGAGACAATTATTCAATAATCTAAACTCTAGCAGTAATGGGTTAGAAAAAAGAATTTTGGAATTGGATATTGAAAAATGTTTCGACAAGATTGACCACAAATTCTTAATGCAATCAGTCCAACTACCAAAGGCAGCAAAACAAGGGGTATTTAGGGCAATAAAAGCTGGAGTCAGAGGAGAATTTCCTTCATCCGAATCCGGTACGCCCCAAGGTGGAGTTTTCAGCCCATTACTAGCAAATATAGTCCTTCACGGATTATAA
- a CDS encoding group II intron maturase-specific domain-containing protein has translation MFILKPEDDPEPLRGHIDKFLETRGLKVKEAKTKVVHSTDGFDFLGWNFSVKPNGKFISTPSQKATISIKAKVKEVIKDSRFTLEHRINKCGSVVRGWRNYHRFCDLSQHNLWSLRYWLWKFIRKQGRYNRYQTNKVIKRAIPAVSWSACKFVIVKGDKSPYDGDFVYWSKRENAHYDGITARLLKKQNHRCTECNLSFSSGDIAELHHIDGNHDNWKPINLEVLHRECHQHQTVHGQVRVRTAG, from the coding sequence GTGTTTATTCTGAAACCAGAAGACGACCCTGAACCCCTCCGAGGACACATTGATAAATTCTTGGAAACAAGAGGATTAAAAGTTAAAGAAGCCAAAACAAAAGTCGTACATAGTACAGATGGTTTCGACTTCCTTGGATGGAACTTCTCAGTTAAACCCAATGGTAAATTCATTTCAACACCCAGTCAAAAAGCTACAATTAGCATTAAGGCAAAAGTTAAAGAAGTGATAAAAGATAGTCGTTTCACTCTCGAACATCGAATCAACAAGTGTGGTTCGGTGGTAAGAGGGTGGAGAAATTACCATAGATTCTGCGATCTGAGTCAACACAACCTGTGGTCACTGCGCTATTGGTTATGGAAATTCATTCGGAAACAAGGAAGATACAACCGTTATCAAACCAATAAGGTTATAAAAAGAGCAATTCCTGCGGTTAGTTGGTCAGCCTGCAAGTTTGTTATTGTCAAGGGAGATAAATCACCCTATGATGGCGATTTTGTTTACTGGTCAAAACGAGAGAATGCTCACTACGATGGGATAACGGCACGACTTCTCAAGAAACAGAATCACAGATGTACAGAATGTAATCTATCGTTCAGTTCAGGTGATATTGCAGAATTACACCATATCGACGGCAACCATGACAATTGGAAACCTATAAATTTGGAAGTTCTACATCGTGAATGTCACCAGCATCAGACCGTTCATGGTCAGGTGAGAGTCCGAACAGCGGGTTAA
- a CDS encoding reverse transcriptase N-terminal domain-containing protein yields the protein MYSKIQEIRTLGQLGTVYIENVHSGVENVMATELNPVDKWKSIPWRKLRKIVFRLQVRIFKAQKNGNVILVRKLQKLLLSSLCSEIACYSASDTVKYWTENRRGGRKESPRTLTKTGTI from the coding sequence ATGTACTCAAAAATTCAAGAAATCAGGACTCTTGGACAACTGGGTACGGTTTACATAGAAAATGTTCATTCAGGCGTAGAGAATGTTATGGCAACGGAGTTAAATCCAGTTGATAAATGGAAATCAATTCCTTGGCGCAAGCTGCGGAAAATTGTGTTTCGCCTACAAGTGAGAATATTCAAGGCTCAAAAGAACGGTAACGTGATCCTAGTGCGTAAGCTTCAGAAACTTTTATTAAGCTCTCTTTGCAGCGAAATTGCTTGCTATTCGGCAAGTGACACAGTTAAATACTGGACGGAAAACCGCAGGGGTGGACGGAAAGAAAGCCCTCGAACCCTCACAAAGACTGGCACTATTTGA